One part of the Tenacibaculum sp. 190130A14a genome encodes these proteins:
- a CDS encoding ABC-F family ATP-binding cassette domain-containing protein, with the protein MISVDNLAVEFNGGTLFSDVSFVINPTDKIALMGKNGAGKSTMMKIVAGVQKATRGGVRSPKDTVIAYLPQHLLTEDDCTVFEETAKAFQHVFDMRDEMDKLNKELETRTDYESDGYMKIIERVSDLGEKYYALEDVNYDAEVEKALKGLGFTQEDFTRQTNEFSGGWRMRIELAKILLQKPDLILLDEPTNHIDIESVVWLEDFLINKANAVMVISHDKAFIDNITNRTIEVTMGRIYDYKANYSHYLELRKERRAHQLKAYQEQQKFIAETKAFIERFKGTYSKTNQVASRERMLEKLEIIEIDEIDNSALKLRFPPAPRSGDYPVTVNDVSKSYEDKVVFKNANLSIARGEKVCFVGRNGEGKSTMIKAILDEIEVEGTCELGHNVKVGYFAQNQAALLDSKLTVFQTVDEVAEGDIRTQIKNILGRFMFSGDDLDKKVGVLSGGERTRLAMVKLLLEPVNLLILDEPTNHLDLKSKDVLKEALKSFDGTLILVSHDRDFLQGLSQKVFEFKDQRVIEHFETIDAFLKRNRIDKIADINMVS; encoded by the coding sequence ATGATTTCAGTAGATAATTTAGCAGTGGAGTTTAATGGAGGAACCTTGTTTAGTGATGTTTCTTTTGTGATTAATCCTACCGATAAGATTGCCTTAATGGGTAAAAATGGAGCAGGGAAATCTACCATGATGAAGATTGTAGCAGGAGTTCAAAAAGCTACAAGAGGAGGAGTGCGTTCACCAAAGGATACGGTAATAGCTTACTTACCTCAACATTTACTAACAGAAGATGACTGTACTGTTTTTGAAGAAACTGCCAAAGCATTTCAACATGTATTTGACATGCGTGATGAAATGGATAAACTAAACAAAGAATTAGAAACACGTACCGATTATGAAAGCGATGGGTACATGAAAATTATTGAACGTGTTTCTGATTTGGGAGAAAAATATTATGCCTTAGAAGATGTAAATTATGATGCGGAAGTAGAAAAGGCGTTAAAAGGATTAGGATTTACTCAAGAAGATTTTACCAGACAAACAAATGAGTTTAGTGGAGGGTGGCGCATGCGAATAGAATTGGCAAAAATTTTATTACAGAAGCCCGATTTAATTTTATTAGATGAGCCTACAAACCATATCGATATAGAATCGGTAGTGTGGTTAGAAGACTTCTTAATTAATAAAGCAAACGCTGTAATGGTAATCTCACATGATAAAGCATTTATCGATAACATTACCAATAGAACCATAGAAGTAACTATGGGACGTATTTATGATTATAAAGCCAATTATTCTCACTATTTGGAATTACGTAAAGAGCGCAGAGCACATCAATTAAAAGCATATCAAGAACAGCAAAAGTTTATTGCAGAAACTAAAGCATTTATTGAGCGATTCAAAGGAACCTATTCAAAAACGAATCAGGTAGCTTCAAGAGAACGTATGTTAGAAAAATTAGAAATTATTGAGATCGATGAAATAGATAACTCTGCATTAAAATTACGTTTTCCACCAGCACCTCGCTCAGGTGATTATCCAGTTACAGTAAATGACGTTTCAAAATCTTATGAAGACAAAGTGGTGTTTAAAAATGCTAACTTATCTATTGCACGAGGTGAAAAAGTGTGTTTTGTAGGAAGAAATGGAGAGGGAAAGTCAACCATGATTAAGGCTATTTTAGATGAAATAGAAGTTGAAGGAACTTGTGAATTAGGACATAATGTAAAAGTGGGGTACTTTGCCCAAAATCAAGCAGCGCTATTAGATTCGAAGTTGACTGTTTTTCAAACGGTAGATGAGGTAGCTGAAGGAGATATTCGTACACAAATAAAGAATATTCTAGGTCGTTTTATGTTTAGCGGAGATGATTTAGATAAAAAAGTAGGGGTTTTATCTGGAGGAGAACGAACACGTTTAGCAATGGTGAAGTTATTGTTAGAACCAGTAAACCTTTTAATTTTAGATGAGCCTACGAATCACCTAGATTTAAAATCGAAAGATGTATTGAAAGAAGCATTAAAGTCTTTTGATGGAACCTTGATATTGGTATCTCACGATCGTGATTTCTTACAAGGGTTATCTCAAAAAGTATTTGAGTTTAAAGACCAAAGAGTCATAGAGCATTTTGAAACAATTGATGCTTTCTTAAAACGCAATCGAATCGATAAAATTGCAGATATTAACATGGTTAGTTAA